CACGGGCGCGCCGATGAACTCTTTGTGCTCCTTGTCGAGAATATTTTGAACATTCACCGACCAGCGCGTGCCGGCTGCAAACGGCAGATCATAGCCGAAGTTGAAGTCAAACACAGAATAGGTTTGCACTTCACCGACGAATGCGCCGGAATCCATGGGGAAGCCTTCGACGTAGCGGCCGCGCAATTCCACGTCATAACCACGTTTGGGCGCGCGATATTGAATCGACAACGCCGCTTTGTTGCCTGGCGCATTGAGCGCGATGTCGGCAACGCCGTCGAGGTTGCGATAAACCACGCGATTGGGCTTTTTGAAAAGGTTAAACCCATTCTTCGTCACGAACGAATAGTTGCCGGCAAACACCCACTTCGGCGAGGCATAGTAAGTCAAATTCATATCCATGCCGTTAAGGCTGATGTCGCCGAAGTTGCGATAGGTCAGAATGATCGCGGTAGGATCATAGGCCTCTTGCGGCGTCACGGTGCCGTAGGGAAGCTGAGCCGCGCCGCTGGCGAAAATAGTGGCCAATTCGTCCACCGGTGTGCCGTTGCCATTACCGCCGTACGGAAGCGCGGGGCTGTCCAGTGCGAGCAGAATGGCGGCAAGCTGGGCATTGTTGGGATTGCTCAATGCCACGCCAAATTGTTGACCCAAACTTGCGCCCAACGTCGCGGGATCAAGAAAGACGTTGGGCGTTTCGTTCTTCAGCGGGCCGACGAAATCTTTGATGCGCGTATGATAAACATCAAAGCCTACCACCAGCTTCTCATTGATAATGCCTTTGTAGCCCAACTCAAAGGATTGCGTCGTCGTCTCTTTGATCTGGCTGATGTTAACCACATTTTGTACCACGGTGGATTGC
This region of Cytophagia bacterium CHB2 genomic DNA includes:
- a CDS encoding TonB-dependent receptor, translated to MPNYSYINLNDPAFTNVMWTVGKNTVLSQLVPQFQQLLASQGVPASAIQALTQQFVGIVPAQVNAQNIMRTINPTTRQSTVVQNVVNISQIKETTTQSFELGYKGIINEKLVVGFDVYHTRIKDFVGPLKNETPNVFLDPATLGASLGQQFGVALSNPNNAQLAAILLALDSPALPYGGNGNGTPVDELATIFASGAAQLPYGTVTPQEAYDPTAIILTYRNFGDISLNGMDMNLTYYASPKWVFAGNYSFVTKNGFNLFKKPNRVVYRNLDGVADIALNAPGNKAALSIQYRAPKRGYDVELRGRYVEGFPMDSGAFVGEVQTYSVFDFNFGYDLPFAAGTRWSVNVQNILDKEHKEFIGAPVLGRLILSRLTYTF